The genomic stretch TCGGCAAAGCCGTCGATGGCGCGAAAACCCAACCGCAGCGACAGATCCTTCAGGCTGTCGGCGACGAGCTGCTTGTTGCGCGAGCCGATCATCGACAACCGGTTGCGGACCACGATCCAGTCGGTCGATGCGCCATCGAGCTGGCGGCGCTTGCGCCTGGTGTCGCGCACCATCTCCGCGTAATGGCTCTCGCCGGTCACCGAATAGGTGGCGGGATCGACGGTGCCGAGCACGTCGAAATCGAGAAAACTGTCGTTGATCGGCGTCACCAGCGTATCGGCCATCGAATGCGCCAGCCGCATCAGATAGGAGTCCGAGCCCGGCGTATCGATGACGATGAAATCGAAGCTGCGCTCGACCGTGCTCACCGCTTCCATGAACTGCAGGAATTCGGAATTTTCATTGTCGGCGATCTGCATCGTCTGGCCGAGCTTGATGCAGAAATGGACGGGGAGTTCGAGATCGAGACCGGTGCGGCGCGCCCAGGCCTTTCGATTGGCGATGTAGCGGGTGAAACTCTGTTGGCGGCAATCGAGGTCGATGGTGGCGACGCGCTGGCCGGCTTTCATCAGCGCGACAGCGATATGCAGGGCGGTGGTGGATTTTCCCGAACCGCCCTTCTCGTTGCCCAGCACAACGACATGCGCCGAGCCCGATTGACCCTGACTAGCCTGCAGCAGCATGATTCAACCCCCGTTGATATCTTCAAATCCGGCGCGGCTGCGGTCAAGTGAAATGCATGACAGATCTCTCAAATCGTTGTCGGTCTGCCTTAATCATGAATCGGCAGCACCACGCGGCTGCGCCGGCCGGTCACGCCGGCCGTTTGATGCACGCTGTCGCGGTCAGATGAACACGCTTGCCGCCAGCCGTCTTGGCGACGACGCCTCGGCCTTGGTAAGGTCGGTGTGCCCGCCGCAGGGCGAGGGCCATAGCGCCCTCACCCACCCGCCCCTCCAAGAGATCGAGCCCAGATGTCGCGAAGTCCCATGGTCGTCCGTACCGTTCCCGCATTACGCCGCGCCGTGGATGGCTTGCGGGCGCGAAAGGCCACAACCGCGCTGGTGCCAACCATGGGAGCGCTCCATGACGGCCATGTGTCGCTGGTGCGCCTCGCCAAACGCCGCGCCCAAAAAGTCATCGTCTCGATCTTTGTTAATCCCACCCAGTTCGCGCCGACCGAAGACTTCGGCTCGTACCCGCGGACCTGGAAGGCCGACCTCGCAAAACTCGCCGCCGAGAAGGTCGACCTGATCTGGAATCCCGACGTCAAGGCGATGTACCCGGACGGTTTTGCCACGCGGATCGTGCCGGAAGGTCCGGCGACCGCCGGCCTGGAGGACCGCTTCCGGCCGCACTTCTTCGGCGGCGTCGCCACCGTGGTCGGCAAGCTGTTCACGCAGGTCCGGCCGGATTTTGCGATTTTCGGCGAGAAGGATTTTCAGCAATTGCGGGTCGTGACCCAGATGGCCCGGGATCTCGATCTCAGCGTCAAGGTGATCGGGTCGAAGACCGTCCGGGAGCGTGACGGCCTCGCGATGTCCTCCCGCAACGTCTATCTGTCCCCGGACGAGCGGCAGACCGCGCCGGTGCTCTACCGCGCCATGAAGGAATGCGCCAAGCGCCTGAAGGCCGGCGACGATGTCGAAGCGGCGATGGCCGGCGGACGTGAACTGATCGCCGCTGCCGGTTTTGTCATCGACTATCTTGAGGCCCGGCACGCCGAGACGCTGGCGCCGATCGCCTCCGTCAGGGACGGGCCGGTGCGGATCCTGGTCGCGGCACGGCTTGGCAAGACGCGGCTGATCGACAATCTCGGGGTTTAGGCCGCCCGGCGGCTTGAAATGCAAAGCAGATGAGCCGGCGTCAGCTTGCGCAGAACTACGGCCGGATGGAATATCGCCGTGGTGGATTTGCGCGAAAGGTTTTGCCGAGGGGAGCGGCCAGCATGGGCACGTGGACCGTACGCACCGCCATCTTTGGCGGGCTGCTGAGCTTTGTCGCTGCCGGCTTTGCGCAGACATCGCAGCGGCCGCCGGTCGGCGGTATCGGTTCGCCGCCCGACGCCATGATCTTTTATGTCGCGCACGGCCCGGCCGGCGCCTGCGGGCAAGGCTGCTCGGAATGGATTGCCGCCGAAGGCACCGTGCAATGGGATACCCACAAGCGGCTGATCAACATTCTCGACCGGCAAAACGGGCGCAAGCTTCCCGTCGTCGTCCATTCCTGGGGCGAGTCCAATCTCAATGTCGCGACCAGCCTGGGCCGGATTCTGCGCGGCCGCGGCATCGACACCATGGCGGGGCCGACCGGGGTCGAAGCCTGCCGCGGCAAACCCGAGGCGGAATGTTTTGCGCTCAAGCGTCCGGGCGGGCCGCTCGAGGCCAGGATGAACGCGCCGGATGCCGTTCCTTGCGATCTCGCCTGCGTGCTGATCCTGGCGGGTGGCGTTCACCGCAGCCTGCCTGCCGGCACCAGGGTGATCCTGAGCGGCATGTCCATCCACAACCGGTTGGCGCCCAATGTCTCCAGGGACGAGCGCGAAGGCGCGTCGACCCGATTTGGCGAACTGTTCCGCATCTACCTGCACGACATGGGCGTGGAGACGGAGTTGCTCGACATCGTCGACCGGAATTCGGAAGCCCAGCGCCAGACCGAACTGCCGCCGTCCGAGTGGACCCGGCTGCGGATCGTCACCGAGACGTCGTTGTAACGCGCTTAAAGCAGCCCGAGATCGCGCAGTTCCTTGCGCATCGGCTCCGGCATCGACGCCACGCTGGCGGCGGCGGATTTGGTCAGGTCGGGCGGGGCTGAGTCTTCGGTGAAATAGCGCCAGCCCTGGAACGCCCGCATCGGCCGCGGCGAGACCGCGATCACCTTGGGCTGCATCACCAGGCGGCAGCGTCCGATACCGTCCTTGTCGCGGAACGGCTCGATCGCGATGATCTTTTCACGGGCTGCGATTTCACCCTTGATCACCCAATAAAGCGAACCGCCGGCGAGGACTTCCGCATCGCGTTTCGGCGTCATCCGCGTAACGTGAATATGCCGAAGCGGCAGGCCCTTTTTCTTCGCCGTCGCCATGCGTTCGGCGACCCAGGCCTTGAGTTCCTTGACGGACTCGCAGCCGACGGCAAGCTTGATGATATGAAGCGGCATGATGGCGGGATTTAGCGACCTGCGCGGGCTTTGAAAAGCATCAATCGTTCGAAGCCGCAGGCGCCTGTGCCGGCGGCGGCTGTGCCGCGGGCGCGGCGGCAGGCGCGATCTGGACCGGCGCCGCAGGCGGGCGCTTTGCTGCCGGCTTCTTGGCCGCAGCGAGCGCCGGCGATGCCGCAGGCGCCGGGCGTGGCGACGGCACCGGTGCCGCCGCGGTGGCCGTAGCCGGCGGCTTGGGTGCAGGCGACGTCGGTTCGGGCGTCATGATGTTCACGGGCGGGGTTGAAGCCGCACTTGGGAAGTCGGCATTGGTCGGCTTGCCGGTGGGCACTGACGGCGGCAGTCCGGCAATGAGCCCCGACCCCGCGGGCGTGGGCGCCGGCGCGTTCCACGACGGCGCGTATCGCGTAATCAGGTTCTCGTAGAGCCGCTCGTTCATGTTGGCCACGATCTGGTGGTTATCGACCAGCGAGCCGAACGCCGCGCAGGAGGCCGGCGAGCAGTGGTCGCGCGCCATCAGCGCATACGCCATCAGTCCATAGCGGTCGCGCTCGACCGCGCGCCGCAGCGCCTGCAACTCCGAACTCGGGTTTTTCCCCGCGGTGGCGATATCGCCGAACGCCGTCAGGCGGGTGATCTGGGCCGCCGCATAGGTCACCGCGGCGGCGGCCGAGTCCGGCGAGCCGAACAGCGTCTTCTCGCACGCGTTCAAGACCGCATCGCCGGCGAGGTCGTCGATGCAGGCCAGTGCCGGCAGCGTCGCGTTTACCGGCTGAACCGAGCGGGTTTCAGCCGACGCCAGCTGGCCGTCCGGACCGAAGCCGCGGATGGTCGCGGCCACCGCGACCGCGATCGCCAGCAGCGTGATGACCGTCAGCGCGCCGTTGGCCACGGATTTCTCCGCGCGCAGCAGCGTGATCAGGACGATGATCCCGAAAAATCCGGCCGCGGCGAGCGTCAGCCACATCGGAAACGTCGGCGAGCGCCAGATCTCATCCAGCGACGAAGCCCAGGCCCAGTTCATGCGCGGTGTCCCTCACGCAGCGTCAAACGCGATCGGCGAAAGCGAATGCGCTGTCGCTGCATCCAACTTTCGACAGAATGGTTCTGCGAACGGGGCCTTTTGACGGCGGCCTTGACGGAATCGCGTCAAGCGGCAGCTTGCGCGCACGTCTTTCAGGAGATCGCCAGCTGGCTTTCCTTGGCGACCCGTTCGAAAGCCTCAGTCGAGCTTTTGATGCGATACTGACAGTCGTCGCCATCAGTCGGCAGCAGCCGGATCACCTCATAGGTGCCGGTGGCGGCCGGACGGGCTACATTGCTCGCAGTAAAATAGACAGTCTCTCCAACGGAGTACTTGTGCTTCAACGCCGTCTCCATGACCCAAGATTGTCGGCCAGCTCACGGTCCCGCTAGCGTCGGCCGACTTGAGAACCCTGCGTCAACATAGCACACCACCGGCCCCAAAAGCCAGCAGCATCAGGGCATGGCAAATGCGCAAATTTTGCAGGTTTTTCAGTGCGATAAACGGCCAGATAAACGGCTATTCGAGGGTTCCGAGGGCGAAACCCCGCGGCCGCAACCGCAAACCGCGGTTCCGCCGGTCAGGCCGTATGCGGCAGCTTGCCGTCCGGGCTCGCGTGGTCCACCGCGGTTGGGAGCTGCTGCGCCAGTACCTTGGCGAGCTCGTCGACCGGAATGTTGAATTTGGCGGCCAACTGCCTGACGGTATCGCTGCCCAGCACCTGTTGTAGTTGCTCGGCCGTGATCGGCAGGTTCTGGCCATTGCCGATCCAGGATTTGACCTGATCGCCGAGGCCGGCCTGCTGCAGCTTGGCGACGATCGCCGACAATCCGCCTTGGCTGCCATTGCCGAGTACTTCGCTGAGCACCACCGGCACCACAGCGGCCTCGAGCTGACCGAGGACGCCCTTGAACGCAGGCGAATTTTCCAGTGAATCGAGAATTCCCATGGTCATGCCCTTTTCGTTCGATCGGCCAACGCCGCCAGGCAAATTCAGACTGCTTTACGATCGCTCCGTCAAGCGGCGATGATCGTCCCTGCTGTCACAATTCCTGCTTACACCGTTCAGATTCAGACCTTCTCGAGCCGTTCGATGACCAATGTTTCGGCGAGGCCCTCGCGGGTCCATTGCTGAAACGCCGGAAGCGACAGCATCGCATCGACATAAGGCTGCGCCTCGGGCGCGACCGGGATCGCATAGGTGCGGAAGCGATGCACGACGGGTGCAAACATCGCGTCCGCGCCGGAGAACGCGCCGAACAGAAATGGCCCCTGCTTGCCGTAGCGCGCGTGGCACTCGGCCCAGATTTGTTGAATCCGCGCGACATTGGCGCGCGCGTC from Bradyrhizobium sp. Ash2021 encodes the following:
- a CDS encoding division plane positioning ATPase MipZ; this translates as MLLQASQGQSGSAHVVVLGNEKGGSGKSTTALHIAVALMKAGQRVATIDLDCRQQSFTRYIANRKAWARRTGLDLELPVHFCIKLGQTMQIADNENSEFLQFMEAVSTVERSFDFIVIDTPGSDSYLMRLAHSMADTLVTPINDSFLDFDVLGTVDPATYSVTGESHYAEMVRDTRRKRRQLDGASTDWIVVRNRLSMIGSRNKQLVADSLKDLSLRLGFRAIDGFAERVVYREFFPRGLTALDDIDEATLGTRPSLGHVTAREEVTSLLRQLKLPLDERGRRRAANRAEWFTQVDKPLEVHDIIVA
- the panC gene encoding pantoate--beta-alanine ligase, which gives rise to MSRSPMVVRTVPALRRAVDGLRARKATTALVPTMGALHDGHVSLVRLAKRRAQKVIVSIFVNPTQFAPTEDFGSYPRTWKADLAKLAAEKVDLIWNPDVKAMYPDGFATRIVPEGPATAGLEDRFRPHFFGGVATVVGKLFTQVRPDFAIFGEKDFQQLRVVTQMARDLDLSVKVIGSKTVRERDGLAMSSRNVYLSPDERQTAPVLYRAMKECAKRLKAGDDVEAAMAGGRELIAAAGFVIDYLEARHAETLAPIASVRDGPVRILVAARLGKTRLIDNLGV
- a CDS encoding DUF1489 family protein, translated to MPLHIIKLAVGCESVKELKAWVAERMATAKKKGLPLRHIHVTRMTPKRDAEVLAGGSLYWVIKGEIAAREKIIAIEPFRDKDGIGRCRLVMQPKVIAVSPRPMRAFQGWRYFTEDSAPPDLTKSAAASVASMPEPMRKELRDLGLL
- a CDS encoding YidB family protein codes for the protein MGILDSLENSPAFKGVLGQLEAAVVPVVLSEVLGNGSQGGLSAIVAKLQQAGLGDQVKSWIGNGQNLPITAEQLQQVLGSDTVRQLAAKFNIPVDELAKVLAQQLPTAVDHASPDGKLPHTA